One genomic window of Manihot esculenta cultivar AM560-2 chromosome 16, M.esculenta_v8, whole genome shotgun sequence includes the following:
- the LOC110602976 gene encoding major antigen isoform X2, translating into MDKNKNRTDMLAAGRKKLQQFRQKKDNKGSSSHGKSSKKSSKSEQHESYVDAAPNSANSTALPQVLEGETVSSINPVSGVEDSSVSSSIEDSVAPDANVVAVDPLSIPMTYETASIDNANMDKQEVCVHENNIELSNSNDGERIDVLASPAIVETIDSTTVTYELESSSREKAESLPLKENTPDMFLICARGDQVTDEANGLVLEHCGGTHVIDLDGDGRLALSEHGDNAASGERDAFEQTGLVDLASQLNQNDGAYSESASASAVEMMDGLLASTLPLSEADGILGGVSDVVNQQSKVIYVDPSNREEAEMLSGTGQCGKSEGGSQIDRTVEACKQQFLPEDSLIFVGKSHEEPQLAKLTNSYVGLTTSAPVDACSINLSQLIEVTKGLNETEYGLLLRSIGLTDSLISFEHGHPLLTERFREELFLAICTKDILELQLTEHSYLQTECDNQFQQMDNELSVLRASLNEACERCNSLAQELVECRSELLAAASGREDFQLQFHAAKAEVKEVSARAKELQSSLESSQADISNLLKELADSKGLVGTLLAENDNLNQTIALLTEERKKLVHEKNTCLQENEKILKELADCRNSVAALLAENSNLSGTLASVTERSKQLEEEKEYLANGNEKLSIDLSDCKGLMETLQVENANLGGDLVMLSEDRKKLEEYKEYSVIEMERLSSELLVLHERISKDHGERKQLEDELKEVTLRLEELSEENIFLQSSLELHKAKIREIDDKQAQRSFPGGDILNQEGGEEVQIRSCEKEAVNEQSHKMQGTRDDGLSDGLSGRLQPEPFEHEVFDDTLGFIVLKGHLEEADRVLKKLEETVEGMFSHAGSSGRAAGKVSAPAVSKLIQTFESKQHHDENEAEEMILMDDPSAAADPFLLIKERTKDLKAVLKQLALDAVNATLLFKTERGGRSAANLSIKEFKFESESMKEHIDNLEATNLELVVLYEALKQHVSHVEEKNQQLEFLYETLKQKDSSLKAEKSELSKKLSECESRIDELQNQLCDSLKNSDELAFVLRGQLENFQTEAADRALAVEKEWNCTITQIIEAVERLDDSSGFLFTSSIATGSNGSLDIGSHAAASVNAAIKTIKDLKDKLEAAYSDHEATINLFKEVKKKCNELLGKNELACGTSHMLYCELRKLVIDSCGSVAESDIDIQDKEVCGPLEYSEYKTLVEKLENFLAERLHLQSVNYQLNLELTSKTKDAEELNRRCIDLSSIEKLIENVEGVVKLEDSEMDLGGTPISRLESLVSFLVCKCKGADEQVSSFREEFGSKVEELTELQERMHHLTDLKLQHETEILLLKEKLSQVEEAFISMQSELREKVSELEQSEQRVSSLREKLSIAVAKGKGLVVQRDSLKQTLSEASSELERCSQELQLKDAKLHELETKLKTYSEAGERVEALESELSYIRNSATALRESFLHKDSVLLRIEEILEDLDLPEIFHSRDIIEKVDWLARSATGNSLPPTEWEQKSSVGGSYSDAGFGVMDAWKEDIKQSSNTGDDLRRKYDDLQGKFFGLAEQNEMLEQSLMERNQLVQRWEELLDRINMPAYLRSAEPEDRIQWLGNALSEATSDRNSLLENIDKLEHYCGSLTAELEQSQKRISPLKAELEDTQRRLSNCQMDIQAVIHERHNLSERFEALSCDHEKLSAKAVHFGIENEKLQNEVNALQEQLVQSLGNEEHIQRMNGEICRLQDLVCDALKDTCTKDLVSGGNTIECLEGLVRRLIENYTTLSLIKTVSGDAVEEHHAREADKNLGEERTRDILDNLESDVALLKKDAVDSNEPNVDLLKKELEETLSELLHVNEERDRYVEKQQSLICEVEALERQRAELQELLNQEEQKSTSLREKLNVAVRKGKSLIQQRDSIKQTIEEMGAEMEHLKSEVKHRENALQDYEVKMRDLTAFSDRVDALESESLFLRNRLAENDRILQGKEHTLSIVLNTLGDIDLGGEIYNSDPIGKLEQVVKLCHDLNAAVACAEEESKKSRRAAELLLAELNEVQDRNDGLQEELAKVRYELVHLSKDREVAEAAKCEALSRLDKLSLDLIEEKKKQYSGYTSLKSAADQLRKSFSDINNLLAVFFSEDLEFLQNLESSMNSCLNRAESDLVVQVPHFSAYGGITSSRLGSKLNFVAVDFSSETNMLDHLDDFISEVCSSLQEFINEIAAVNSMLHKHSAIFHEKAGNLSKLMGSIHRDMSSQKESFEAMRQDIRLRDSVGKEKEMEIAALRRNISLLYEACTSLLMEIENRKAEVVTKSVAVRDLEMNLKAAAFGDGGLPFGGERNFSSEEHVRAMAEKLLLAVKEFACLIGEIREGNQKEMKITISNLQEELQEKDIQRERICKDLVNQIKQAEAAATSFSLDLQSSKSCVHDLERKVEILEDERNLLEQKVKELQDQQTISTELQDKVRSLADRLNAKDQEIEALMQALDEEEIQMDDLTKKVEELDRVVQQKNLDIEKLEAARGKVVKKLSTTVSKFDELHLFSESLLAEVEKLQSQLQDREAEISFLRQEVTRCTNDALVTSQTSNKRNSDELCELLTWLGSVVSLDVNLADSSQIHTYKEIIQEKITSVLSELEDLRVTAQSWDALLQIERSKADDLIRREKILEKSLHDKESLLKMLEVGRDMEQPTRASSEILEVEPVINKWTVPGPSAASQVRSLRKVNNDQVAVAIDMDPDGTNRLEDEDDEKVHGFKSLTSSRIVPKFTRPVTDMIDGLWVSCDRALMRQPALRLSIMIYWALLHALLAAFVV; encoded by the exons ATGGACAAGAATAAGAACCGTACTGATATGCTTGCTGCTGGCCGTAAAAAG CTTCAACAATTTCGTCAGAAGAAGGACAATAAAGGTAGTAGCAGTCATGGAAAGTCCTCCAAAAAGTCTAGCAAATCTGAGCAGCACGAATCTTATGTTGATGCAGCACCAAATTCTGCCAATTCAACAGCATTGCCACAGGTTCTTGAAGGGGAAACTGTGTCTAGCATCAATCCTGTTTCGGGAGTTGAAGATTCTTCCGTATCTTCTTCTATAGAGGATTCTGTGGCTCCTGATGCCAATGTTGTGGCGGTTGATCCATTGTCAATTCCCATGACATATGAAACTGCATCAATTGATAATGCCAATATGGATAAGCAGGAAGTGTGTGTTCATGAAAACAATATTGAATTATCAAACTCTAATGATGGTGAACGCATTGATGTGTTGGCCTCTCCAGCCATTGTTGAGACTATAGACAGTACTACTGTCACATATGAATTGGAAAGCAGCAGTAGGGAAAAGGCGGAATCATTGCCATTAAAAGAAAATACTCCtgatatgttcttgatttgtgcTAGGGGAGATCAGGTAACAGAT GAAGCTAATGGTTTGGTTTTGGAGCATTGTGGTGGAACCCATGTCATAGACCTCGATGGAGATGGGAGACTGGCTTTGTCTGAGCACGGTGATAATGCTGCTTCTGGAGAAAGGGATGCTTTTGAACAGACTGGTTTGGTAGATTTGGCCTCTCAACTGAATCAAAATGATGGTGCATATAGTGAATCTGCTTCTGCCAGTGCTGTGGAGATGATGGATGGGCTTCTGGCATCTACTTTACCCCTTTCAGAGGCAGATGGAATTCTGGGAGGTGTTTCTGATGTGGTAAATCAACAAAGCAAAGTCATTTATGTCGATCCATCTAATAGAGAAGAAGCTGAGATGCTGTCTGGGACTGGTCAGTGTGGAAAAAGTGAGGGAGGCAGCCAAATTGATAGGACTGTAGAGGCATGTAAGCAGCAATTTTTGCCTGAGGATTCTCTTATATTTGTGGGTAAAAGCCATGAAGAGCCTCAGTTGGCTAAATTGACAAATTCATATGTGGGCCTTACTACATCTGCTCCTGTTGATGCATGCTCAATCAATCTGTCTCAGCTCATTGAAGTGACAAAAGGGCTGAATGAAACTGAGTATGGGTTGCTACTTAGGTCTATAGGATTAACTGATAGTTTGATCTCATTTGAACATGGTCATCCTCTTTTAACAGAGAGATTCAGGGAAGAATTATTCCTTGCAATTTGTACAAAGGATATACTGGAATTGCAACTCACTGAACATTCTTATCTTCAAACAGAGTGTGATAATCAGTTTCAGCAAATGGATAATGAGCTATCTGTCCTTCGTGCTTCACTCAATGAAGCTTGTGAAAGGTGCAACTCCCTTGCTCAAGAGCTTGTGGAATGCAGGTCTGAACTCCTGGCTGCCGCTAGTGGGAGGGAggacttccaacttcaatttcATGCGGCAAAGGCAGAAGTTAAGGAAGTTTCTGCTAGAGCAAAGGAGTTGCAGAGTAGTCTAGAAAGTTCTCAAGCAGATATATCAAACCTATTGAAGGAGTTGGCTGACTCTAAGGGATTGGTGGGGACATTACTTGCAGAAAATGATAACTTAAATCAGACTATTGCTTTGCTGACTGAGGAGAGAAAGAAACTTGTGCATGAAAAAAATACTTGTCTGCAAGAGAATGAGAAAATATTGAAGGAGTTAGCTGACTGCAGGAATTCAGTGGCAGCCTTACTGGCGGAAAATTCCAACTTAAGTGGAACTCTTGCTTCGGTGACGGAGAGGAGCAAGCAGCTTGAAGAGGAGAAGGAGTATCTTGCTAATGGGAATGAGAAGCTTTCTATAGATTTGTCTGACTGTAAGGGTTTGATGGAAACTTTACAGGTGGAAAATGCCAACTTAGGGGGAGACCTCGTTATGCTTTCAGAGGACAGAAAGAAACTTGAAGAGTACAAGGAGTATTCAGTTATAGAGATGGAGAGACTTTCATCTGagcttcttgttcttcatgAGAGGATATCTAAAGATCATGGGGAACGCAAACAGTTGGAGGATGAGTTAAAAGAAGTGACACTACGTCTTGAAGAGCTGTCTGAGGAAAACATATTTCTTCAAAGCAGCTTAGAACTGCATAAAGCTAAGATAAGAGAAATTGATGACAAGCAAGCCCAAAGATCTTTTCCAGGTGGGGATATTCTGAATCAAGAAGGAGGTGAGGAAGTACAGATCAGGAGCTGCGAGAAAGAAGCTGTTAATGAGCAGTCTCACAAAATGCAAGGAACACGAGATGATGGATTGTCTGATGGGCTTTCAGGTAGATTGCAACCTGAGCCATTTGAGCATGAAGTTTTTGATGATACTTTGGGGTTTATAGTATTGAAAGGACACCTTGAAGAGGCGGATAGAGTATTGAAAAAACTTGAGGAGACAGTTGAAGGGATGTTTTCACATGCAGGATCCTCAGGTAGAGCTGCTGGTAAAGTATCTGCTCCAGCTGTATCAAAGCTAATTCAAACTTTTGAGTCAAAACAGCACCATGATGAAAACGAGGCAGAGGAAATGATCTTGATGGATGATCCATCAGCAGCAGCTGAtccatttttattaataaaagagcgTACAAAAGATTTGAAGGCGGTGCTTAAGCAATTAGCCTTGGATGCTGTAAATGCTACTTTACTATTCAAGACAGAGAGAGGTGGGAGAAGTGCTGCTAATCTTTCAATCAAGGAGTTCAAGTTTGAGTCTGAGTCCATGAAGGAACACATTGATAATCTGGAAGCAACCAACCTTGAGCTTGTGGTTCTTTATGAAGCTCTAAAGCAACATGTTTCTCATGTTGAAGAAAAGAACCAACAGCTTGAGTTTCTTTATGAGACCTTGAAGCAAAAAGACAGTAGTCTTAAAGCAGAAAAGAGTGAGCTTAGCAAAAAGTTGTCTGAGTGTGAATCCAGGATAGATGAATTGCAGAATCAGTTGTGTGATTCACTGAAAAATTCGGATGAGCTGGCTTTTGTACTTCGTGGTCAGTTGGAAAATTTCCAGACGGAAGCAGCAGATAGGGCTTTGGCAGTTGAGAAGGAATGGAATTGTACCATCACTCAGATTATTGAAGCAGTTGAGAGGCTTGATGACTCTAGTGGATTTCTGTTCACCTCCTCCATAGCAACTGGCTCTAATGGTTCCTTGGATATAGGCAGCCATGCTGCTGCTTCTGTTAATGCAGCTATTAAAACCATCAAGGACCTGAAGGATAAACTTGAAGCAGCTTACTCAGACCATGAAGCAACCATTAATTTATTCAAAGAAGTGAAGAAGAAGTGTAATGAGTTACTAGGAAAGAATGAATTAGCCTGTGGCACATCGCACATGTTATACTGTGAGCTTAGGAAACTTGTGATAGATTCATGTGGCTCTGTGGCAGAATCTGACATTGACATACAAGATAAGGAGGTTTGTGGCCCTTTAGAATACAGTGAGTACAAAACCCTTGTGGAGAAATTGGAGAATTTTCTCGCTGAGAGGTTGCATCTTCAGTCTGTTAACTACCAGCTCAATTTGGAACTTACAAGTAAAACTAAGGATGCTGAGGAACTGAATAGAAGATGTATTGATCTAAGTTCCATTGAAAAGTTAATTGAAAATGTGGAGGGCGTAGTGAAATTGGAAGACAGTGAGATGGACTTGGGTGGAACACCTATTTCACGTCTAGAGTCACTGGTGTCTTTCCTTGTTTGTAAATGTAAGGGGGCTGATGAGCAAGTTAGCTCATTTAGGGAAGAGTTTGGATCCAAGGTGGAGGAATTGACTGAATTGCAGGAAAGGATGCATCACTTAACTGACTTGAAGCTTCAGCATGAAACTGAAATCCTTCTCCTCAAAGAAAAATTAAGCCAGGTTGAGGAAGCCTTTATCAGCATGCAATCTGAATTACGCGAAAAAGTGAGTGAACTTGAACAGTCAGAGCAGAGGGTATCTTCACTTAGAGAGAAGCTTAGTATTGCTGTTGCCAAGGGGAAGGGGTTGGTTGTGCAGCGCGACAGTCTCAAACAGACCCTGTCAGAGGCTTCCAGTGAATTGGAAAGATGTTCACAGGAGTTACAACTGAAAGATGCCAAGCTGCATGAGCTAGAAACAAAATTGAAGACTTATTCAGAGGCTGGTGAACGTGTGGAGGCTCTGGAATCTGAGCTCTCATACATTCGCAACTCTGCTACTGCATTAAGAGAATCTTTCCTTCACAAAGACTCGGTGCTTCTAAGAATAGAAGAGATTTTAGAAGACCTAGATCTGCCAGAGATTTTTCATTCAAGAGATATAATTGAGAAGGTTGATTGGTTAGCTAGGTCAGCCACTGGAAACTCTTTGCCTCCAACTGAGTGGGAACAGAAGAGTTCTGTGGGTGGTTCATACTCTGATGCTGGTTTTGGTGTCATGGATGCCTGGAAGGAGGATATAAAGCAAAGTTCAAATACAGGTGATGATTTGAGAAGGAAATATGATGACCTTCAAGGTAAGTTTTTTGGGTTGGCTGAACAAAATGAAATGCTGGAACAGTCATTAATGGAGAGGAATCAGTTGGTGCAGAGGTGGGAAGAACTTCTGGACAGGATTAATATGCCTGCATACTTACGATCTGCAGAACCGGAGGATAGGATTCAGTGGTTAGGAAATGCGCTTTCGGAGGCTACTAGCGACAGGAATTCTCTGCTTGAGAACATTGATAAACTCGAACACTATTGTGGATCTCTAACTGCAGAATTGGAGCAGTCTCAAAAGAGAATATCTCCCCTAAAGGCTGAATTGGAGGACACACAGAGGAGATTATCTAACTGTCAGATGGACATTCAAGCAGTTATCCATGAGAGGCACAACCTCTCTGAAAGATTTGAGGCTCTGAGCTGTGATCATGAGAAACTTTCAGCAAAAGCAGTCCATTTTGGTATTGAAAATGAAAAACTACAGAATGAGGTCAATGCCTTGCAGGAGCAATTGGTCCAGAGCCTTGGGAATGAGGAGCATATTCAGAGAATGAATGGCGAGATATGCAGACTGCAAGATTTAGTTTGTGATGCATTGAAGGATACTTGTACAAAAGATTTGGTTTCTGGTGGAAATACTATTGAGTGCTTGGAAGGATTAGTAAGGAGGCTTATAGAAAACTATACAACTCTCTCTTTGATAAAAACTGTTTCTGGGGATGCAGTTGAAGAGCACCATGCTAGAGAAGCTGATAAAAATCTCGGTGAGGAGAGAACTAGAGATATCCTGGATAATTTGGAGTCTGATGTAGCTCTACTGAAGAAAGATGCAGTGGATAGTAATGAACCAAATGTGGATCTTTTGAAGAAAGAGCTGGAGGAGACATTGAGTGAACTGTTACATGTAAACGAGGAAAGAGACAGATATGTGGAGAAGCAACAATCTTTGATTTGTGAGGTTGAAGCACTTGAAAGACAAAGGGCTGAGTTGCAGGAGCTACTTAATCAGGAGGAGCAGAAGTCTACTTCTTTAAGAGAGAAATTGAATGTTGCAGTTAGAAAAGGGAAGTCTTTGATTCAACAGCGTGATAGTATTAAGCAAACTATTGAAGAGATGGGTGCTGAGATGGAGCACTTGAAATCTGAGGTTAAGCACCGGGAAAATGCTCTTCAAGACTATGAAGTGAAGATGAGAGACTTAACTGCTTTCTCTGATAGGGTGGATGCCCTGGAGTCCGAAAGTTTGTTCTTAAGGAATCGTTTGGCTGAAAATGATCGCATTTTGCAGGGGAAAGAACATACTTTATCCATAGTTTTGAATACTCTAGGGGACATTGACCTTGGTGGTGAAATTTATAATAGTGACCCAATTGGGAAATTGGAACAAGTTGTGAAATTATGCCATGATCTGAATGCTGCCGTGGCTTGTGCAGAGGAAGAGTCTAAAAAATCTAGAAGAGCAGCAGAGCTGTTGCTTGCAGAACTGAATGAAGTTCAGGACAGGAATGATGGTCTCCAAGAGGAGCTAGCCAAAGTCAGATATGAACTTGTGCATCTCTCCAAGGATAGGGAGGTGGCAGAGGCTGCAAAATGTGAAGCCCTTTCACGTCTTGATAAGTTATCCTTGGATCTCATTgaggagaaaaagaaacaatattCTGGATATACCTCATTAAAATCTGCTGCAGATCAACTCAGGAAGAGTTTCTCTGATATCAACAATTTACTAGCTGTTTTTTTCTCTGAGGACTTGGAATTTCTGCAAAATCTAGAGTCTAGTATGAATTCATGCCTTAATAGAGCAGAATCTGATCTTGTGGTTCAAGTCCCTCACTTTAGCGCATATGGTGGCATTACATCCAGTCGTTTGGGAAGCAAG TTGAACTTTGTGGCTGTGGATTTTTCATCAGAAACTAATATGCTGGACCATTTGGATGACTTTATTTCTGAAGTTTGTAGTTCTTTGCAAGAATTCATTAATGAAATTGCCGCTGTTAATAGTATGCTACACAAACACTCTGCTATATTTCATGAAAAAGCTGGCAATCTATCCAAATTAATGGGTTCTATTCATAGAGATATGAGTTCCCAGAAAGAGTCATTTGAGGCCATGAGGCAAGACATTAGGCTTAGAGATTCAGTGGGAAAAGAGAAGGAAATGGAGATTGCTGCATTGCGCCGGAACATTTCCTTGCTTTATGAAGCCTGCACCAGTTTGCTCATGGAAATTGAGAATAGAAAAGCTGAAGTTGTCACAAAGAGTGTGGCTGTTCGGGATCTGGAAATGAATTTGAAAGCAGCAGCATTTGGCGATGGTGGACTTCCCTTTGGTGGAGAGAGAAATTTTTCATCCGAGGAACATGTCAGGGCTATGGCAGAAAAGCTGTTATTGGCCGTCAAAGAATTTGCTTGCTTAATAGGTGAAATCAGAGAGGGTAACCAGAAGGAAATGAAAATTACCATCTCGAATTTGCAGGAGGAGCTTCAGGAGAAGGACATCCAAAGAGAGAGAATTTGCAAAGATCTTGTCAATCAAATTAAGCAAGCAGAAGCTGCTGCAACGAGCTTCTCCCTTGACCTTCAATCATCAAAATCTTGTGTGCATGATTTGGAGAGGAAGGTGGAAATACTTGAAGATGAGCGGAATTTATTGGAACAGAAAGTAAAGGAACTTCAAGATCAGCAAACCATCTCAACGGAGTTACAGGATAAAGTCAGATCTCTGGCTGATAGGCTCAATGCGAAAGACCAAG AAATTGAAGCCTTAATGCAAGCTCTTGATGAGGAGGAGATACAGATGGATGATTTAACAAAAAAAGTAGAGGAGTTAGACAGAGTTGTCCAACAAAAGAATTTAGATATTGAAAAACTTGAAGCTGCTCGTGGGAAGGTTGTGAAGAAGCTTTCCACCACTGTCAGTAAGTTCGATGAGCTTCATCTTTTCTCTGAAAGTCTCCTTGCTGAGGTTGAAAAGCTTCAATCGCAACTGCAAGATCGTGAAGCTGAGATCTCTTTCTTAAGGCAAGAAGTAACTAGATGCACAAATGATGCTCTTGTCACATCTCAGACAAGCAACAAGAGAAATTCAGATGAGCTCTGTGAGCTATTGACATGGTTAGGCTCAGTGGTGTCTCTAGATGTCAATCTTGCTGATAGCAGTCAGATTCACACGTATAAAGAAATAATTCAGGAAAAGATAACTTCTGTTTTGTCTGAATTGGAGGATCTGCGAGTAACAGCTCAAAGCTGGGATGCATTATTGCAAATAGAGAGGAGTAAAGCGGATGATTTAATCCGCAGAGAAAAAATTCTTGAAAAATCTTTGCATGATAAGGAATCCCTATTAAAGATGCTTGAAGTTGGCAGAGATATGGAGCAGCCAACCCGTGCAAGCTCTGAAATTTTGGAAGTTGAACCTGTG ATAAATAAATGGACCGTCCCTGGGCCCTCTGCTGCTTCTCAAGTACGCAGTTTGCGCAAAGTCAACAATGATCAAGTTGCTGTTGCTATAGACATGGATCCTGATGGCACTAATAGACTAGAGGATGAAGACGATGAAAAAG TTCATGGTTTCAAGTCACTCACTTCATCGAGAATTGTCCCAAAATTTACCAGACCTGTGACTGACATGATTGATGGTCTATG GGTTTCATGTGATCGGGCACTAATGCGACAACCTGCCTTGAGGCTTAGTATTATGATCTATTGGGCTTTATTGCACGCATTGCTTGCAGCTTTTGTGGTTTGA